A window from Toxoplasma gondii ME49 chromosome IX, whole genome shotgun sequence encodes these proteins:
- a CDS encoding lipoprotein, putative (encoded by transcript TGME49_264420) codes for MAPKLPPAAKEAAKAAVVPKVGPKDGPAPKDAPKAEGAETKEAPKAVEAAAKDAPKQDEAKDGAGRTETPKVGPEAKMAPKLPPAAKEAAKAAVVPKVEPKDGPAPKDAPKSGDTAKAPESAQLAKSPKVGPEAKMAPKLPPAAKEAAKAAVVPKVGPKDGPAPKDAPKAEGAETKEAPKAVEAAAKDAPKQDEAKDGAGRTETPKVGPEAKTAPKLPPAAKEAAKAAVVPKVGPKDGPAPKDAPKAGGAETKDAPESAQLATAPKVGPEAEMAPKLPPAAKEAAKAAVVPKVGPKDGPAPKDAPKAEGAETKEAPKAVEAAAKDAPKQDEAKDGAGRTETPKVGPEAKMAPKLPPAAKEAAKAAVVPSVGPKDGPAPKDAPKAESAETKEAPKAVEAAAKDAPKQDEAKDGAGRTETPKVGPEAKMAPKLPPAAKEAAKAAVVPKVGPKDGPAPKDAPKAEGAETKEAPKAVEAAAKDAPKQDEAKDGAGRTETPKVGPEAKMSPKLPPAAKEAAKAAVVPKVGPKDGPAPKDAPKAESAETKEAPKAEAAAKDAPKQDEAKDVTAELASKDDVRGGGQQENPADHAAAAAAELTQRAPSGGIAGFFYNIFGAPAAETTAEVVEKAAEDTEKNEPDGKANEAPGALDKPPAGGPSGAQLPPAKEAPKSASLPTDASLTLPVAKPTPGSQPPADAAKVTESGDSAKAPESAQLAKAPKVGPEAKMAPKLPPAAKEAAKAAVVPKVGPKDGPAPKDAPKAEGAETNEAYKVVDAAAKDAPKQDEAKDVTAELASKDDVRGGGQQENPADHAAAAAAELTQRAPSGGIAGFFYNIFGAPAAETTAEVVEKAAEDTEKNEPDGKANEAPGALDKPPAGGPSGAQLPPAKEAPKSASLPTDASLTLPVAKPTPGSQPPAEAAKVTESDDSAKAFESAQLAKAPKVGHEAKLAPKLPPAAKEAAKAAVVPKVGPKDGPAPKDAPKAEGAETKEAPKAVEAAAKDAPKQDEAKDGAGRTETPKVGPEAKMAPKLPPAAKEAAKAAVVPKVGPKDGPAPKDAPKAEGAETKEAPKAVEAAAKDAPKQDEAKDGAGRTETPKVGPEAKMAPKLPPAAKEAAKAAVVPKVGPKDGPAPKDAPKAEGAETKEAPKAVEAAAKDAPKQDEAKDGAGRTETPKVGPEAKMAPKLPPAAKEAAKAAVVPKVGPKDGPAPKDAPKAEGAETKEAPKAVEAAAKDAPKQDEAKDGAGRTETPKVGPEAKMAPKLPPAAKEAAKAAVVPKVGPKDGPAPKDAPKAEGAETKEAPKAVEAAAKDAPKQDEAKDGAGRTETPKVGPEAKMAPKLPPAAKEAAKAAVVPKVGPKDGPAPKDAPKAEGAETKEAPKAVEAAAKDAPKQDEAKDGAGRTETPKVGPEAKMAPKLPPAAKEAAKAAVVPKVGPKDGPAPKDAPKAEGAETKEAPKAVEAAAKDAPKQDEAKDGAGRTETPKVGPEAKMAPKLPPAAKEAAKAAVVPKVGPKDGPAPKDAPTAEGAETKEAPKAVEAAAKDAPKQDEANAVSVGLARSSPMMLISGKSSEQLPRGVSRAEAAQVGLQRDSPKASARRLSLQEGVNVPPLTEGLKKFASKGGVKQLPSKDGFKTQASNEVIKKLASREGVKRLASKEGVTKLPSKDGLKSHASTGGIRRLESKVAVTKLESKVGVKKPESQDGIKKLESSKRANSLTLKETVKKLPSKEGLKKLPSKEGLKKLPSKEGVKNLPSKVGLKTQPSREGIKKLESKEGLKKQISKAGVKKLESKEGLKKQISKEGVKKLESKEGLKKQISKEGVKKLESKEGLKKQISKEGVKKLESKEGLKKQISKAGVKKLESKGGLKKQISKEGVKKLESKEGLKKQISKAGVKKLESKGGLKKQISKEEVKELELKAGSKS; via the exons AtggcgccgaagctccctccggcggcgaaggaggcggcgaaggcggctgTGGTGCCGAAGGTGGGACCGAAGGATGGCCCCGCTCCGAAGGACGCACCGAAGGCAGAGGGCGctgagacgaaggaggcgcccaaggcggtggaggcggcggcgaaggaTGCTCCAAAGCAGGATGAGGCGAAGGATGGCGCCgggcgaacggagacacctaaGGTAGGGCCTGAGGCGAAGAtggcgccgaagctccctccggcggcgaaggaggcggcgaaggcggctgTGGTGCCGAAGGTGGAACCGAAGGATGGCCCCGCTCCGAAGGACGCACCAAAGTCTGGTGACACCGCTAAGGCACCCGAGTCGGCGCAGCTCGCAAAGTCGCCCAAGGTAGGGCCTGAGGCGAAGAtggcgccgaagctccctccggcggcgaaggaggcggcgaaggcggctgTGGTGCCGAAGGTGGGACCGAAGGATGGCCCCGCTCCGAAGGACGCACCGAAGGCAGAGGGCGctgagacgaaggaggcgcccaaggcggtggaggcggcagcgaaggatGCTCCGAAGCAGGATGAGGCGAAGGATGGCGCCgggcgaacggagacacctaaGGTAGGGCCTGAGGCGAAGAcggcgccgaagctccctccggcggcgaaggaggcggcgaaggcggctgTGGTGCCGAAGGTGGGACCGAAGGATGGCCCCGCTCCGAAGGACGCACCGAAGGCAGGGGGCGCTGAGACGAAGGACGCACCCGAGTCGGCCCAGCTCGCAACGGCGCCCAAGGTAGGGCCTGAGGCGGAGAtggcgccgaagctccctccggcggcgaaggaggcggcgaaggcggctgTGGTGCCGAAGGTGGGACCGAAGGATGGCCCCGCTCCGAAGGACGCACCGAAGGCAGAGGGCGctgagacgaaggaggcgcccaaggcggtggaggcggcagcgaaggatGCTCCGAAGCAGGATGAGGCGAAGGATGGCGCCgggcgaacggagacacctaaGGTAGGGCCTGAGGCGAAGAtggcgccgaagctccctccggcggcgaaggaggcggcgaaggcggctgTGGTGCCGAGTGTGGGACCGAAGGATGGCCCCGCTCCGAAGGACGCAccgaaagcagagagcgctgagacgaaggaggcgcccaaggcggtggaggcggcagcgaaggatGCTCCGAAGCAGGATGAGGCGAAGGATGGCGCCgggcgaacggagacacctaaGGTAGGGCCTGAGGCGAAGAtggcgccgaagctccctccggcggcgaaggaggcggcgaaggcggctgTGGTGCCGAAGGTGGGACCGAAGGATGGCCCCGCTCCGAAGGACGCACCGAAGGCAGAGGGTGctgagacgaaggaggcgcccaaggcggtggaggcggcagcgaaggatGCTCCGAAGCAGGATGAGGCGAAGGATGGCGCCgggcgaacggagacacctaaGGTAGGGCCTGAGGCGAAGATGTCGCCGAAGCTCCCTccggcggcgaaggaggcggcgaaggcggctgTGGTGCCGAAGGTGGGACCGAAGGATGGCCCCGCTCCGAAGGACGCAccgaaggcagagagcgctgaaacgaaggaggcgcccaaggcggaggcggcagcgaaggatGCTCCGAAGCAGGATGAGGCGAAGGACGTCACGGCTGAGCTGGCCTCGAAGGATGATGTTCGAGGGGGAGGCCAGCAGGAAAATCCTGCGGACCATGCTgcggcagcagcagccgagCTCACCCAGCGAGCTCCGTCAGGCGGTATTGCAGGATTCTTTTATAATATCTTCGGAGCTCCCGCCGCAGAGACGACGGCCGAAGTTGTTGAGAAGGCTGCGGAAGACACTGAAAAGAACGAGCCTGACGGAAAGGCGAATGAAGCCCCAGGCGCTCTAGACAAGCCACCGGCAGGCGGTCCCTCTGGCGCGCAGCTTCCGCCGGCCAAAGAGGCCCCCAAAAGCGCATCCCTGCCCACGGATGCATCCCTCACTTTGCCGGTGGCCAAGCCTACGCCCGGGTCTCAGCCCCCTGCTGACGCAGCCAAGGTCACCGAGTCTGGTGACTCCGCTAAGGCACCCGAGTCAGCCCAGCTCGCAAAGGCGCCCAAGGTAGGGCCTGAGGCGAAGAtggcgccgaagctccctccggcggcgaaggaggcggcgaaggcggctgTGGTGCCGAAGGTGGGACCGAAGGATGGCCCCGCTCCGAAGGACGCACCGAAGGCAGAGGGCGCTGAGACGAATGAGGCGTACAAGGTGGTGGATGCGGCAGCGAAGGATGCTCCGAAGCAGGATGAGGCGAAGGACGTCACGGCTGAGCTGGCCTCGAAGGATGATGTTCGAGGGGGAGGCCAGCAGGAAAATCCTGCGGATCATGCGGCGGCCGCAGCAGCCGAGCTCACCCAGCGGGCTCCATCAGGCGGTATTGCAGGATTCTTTTATAATATCTTCGGAGCTCCCGCCGCAGAGACGACGGCCGAAGTTGTTGAGAAGGCTGCGGAAGACACTGAAAAGAACGAGCCTGACGGAAAGGCGAATGAAGCCCCAGGCGCTCTAGACAAGCCACCGGCAGGCGGTCCCTCTGGCGCGCAGCTTCCGCCGGCCAAAGAGGCCCCCAAAAGCGCATCCCTGCCCACAGATGCATCCCTCACTTTGCCGGTGGCCAAGCCTACGCCCGGGTCTCAGCCCCCTGCTGAGGCAGCCAAGGTCACCGAGTCTGATGACTCCGCTAAGGCATTCGAGTCAGCCCAGCTCGCAAAGGCGCCCAAGGTAGGGCATGAGGCGAAGTtggcgccgaagctccctccggcggcgaaggaggcggcgaaggcggctgTGGTGCCGAAGGTGGGACCGAAGGATGGCCCCGCTCCGAAGGACGCACCGAAGGCAGAGGGCGctgagacgaaggaggcgcccaaggcggtggaggcggcagcgaaggatGCTCCGAAGCAGGATGAGGCGAAGGATGGCGCCgggcgaacggagacacctaaGGTAGGGCCTGAGGCGAAGAtggcgccgaagctccctccggcggcgaaggaggcggcgaaggcggctgTGGTGCCGAAGGTGGGACCGAAGGATGGCCCCGCTCCGAAGGACGCACCGAAGGCAGAGGGCGctgagacgaaggaggcgcccaaggcggtggaggcggcagcgaaggatGCTCCGAAGCAGGATGAGGCGAAGGATGGCGCCgggcgaacggagacacctaaGGTAGGGCCTGAGGCGAAGAtggcgccgaagctccctccggcggcgaaggaggcggcgaaggcggctgTGGTGCCGAAGGTGGGACCGAAGGATGGCCCCGCTCCGAAGGACGCACCGAAGGCAGAGGGCGctgagacgaaggaggcgcccaaggcggtggaggcggcagcgaaggatGCTCCGAAGCAGGATGAGGCGAAGGATGGCGCCgggcgaacggagacacctaaGGTAGGGCCTGAGGCGAAGAtggcgccgaagctccctccggcggcgaaggaggcggcgaaggcggctgTGGTGCCGAAGGTGGGACCGAAGGATGGCCCCGCTCCGAAGGACGCACCGAAGGCAGAGGGCGctgagacgaaggaggcgcccaaggcggtggaggcggcagcgaaggatGCTCCGAAGCAGGATGAGGCGAAGGATGGCGCCgggcgaacggagacacctaaGGTAGGGCCTGAGGCGAAGAtggcgccgaagctccctccggcggcgaaggaggcggcgaaggcggctgTGGTGCCGAAGGTGGGACCGAAGGATGGCCCCGCTCCGAAGGACGCACCGAAGGCAGAGGGCGctgagacgaaggaggcgcccaaggcggtggaggcggcagcgaaggatGCTCCGAAGCAGGATGAGGCGAAGGATGGCGCCgggcgaacggagacacctaaGGTAGGGCCTGAGGCGAAGAtggcgccgaagctccctccggcggcgaaggaggcggcgaaggcggctgTGGTGCCGAAGGTGGGACCGAAGGATGGCCCCGCTCCGAAGGACGCACCGAAGGCAGAGGGCGctgagacgaaggaggcgcccaaggcggtggaggcggcagcgaaggatGCTCCGAAGCAGGATGAGGCGAAGGATGGCGCCgggcgaacggagacacctaaGGTAGGGCCTGAGGCGAAGAtggcgccgaagctccctccggcggcgaaggaggcggcgaaggcggctgTGGTGCCGAAGGTGGGACCGAAGGATGGCCCCGCTCCGAAGGACGCACCGAAGGCAGAGGGCGctgagacgaaggaggcgcccaaggcggtggaggcggcagcgaaggatGCTCCGAAGCAGGATGAGGCGAAGGATGGCGCCgggcgaacggagacacctaaGGTAGGGCCTGAGGCGAAGAtggcgccgaagctccctccggcggcgaaggaggcggcgaaggcggctgTGGTGCCGAAGGTGGGACCGAAGGATGGCCCCGCTCCGAAGGACGCACCGACGGCAGAGGGCGctgagacgaaggaggcgcccaaggcggtggaggcggcagcgaaggatGCTCCGAAGCAGGATGAAGCCAATGCTGTGTCCGTTGGATTGGCGAGATCATCGCCAATGATGCTGATTTCTGGGAAATCTTCCGAACAGTTGCCACGTGGGGTAAGTCGAGCTGAGGCGGCTCAAGTGGGGCTACAGAGGGACTCACCAAAAGCCAGTGCAAGGAGGCTGTCTTTGCAAGAAGGAGTTAATGTGCCTCCGTTGACGGAGGGACTGAAGAAGTTTGCTTCTAAAGGAGGAGTGAAGCAGTTGCCTTCCAAGGACGGTTTCAAGACTCAGGCATCAAACGAAGTAATCAAGAAGCTGGCGTCGAGAGAGGGTGTGAAGAGGCTGGCATCGAAGGAGGGAGTGACGAAGTTGCCTTCCAAGGATGGATTAAAGTCTCACGCGTCGACAGGGGGAATCAGGAG GCTGGAATCGAAGGTGGCAGTCACGAAGCTGGAATCGAAAGTGGGAGTCAAGAAGCCAGAGTCACAAGATGGAATCAAGAAGCTGGAATCGAGCAAGAGAGCGAACAGTCTGACATTGAAGGAAACAGTGAAGAAACTGCCCTCGAAAGAGGGACTAAAGAAACTACCCTCGAAAGAGGGACTAAAGAAGCTGCCTTCAAAAGAAGGAGTGAAGAATCTGCCTTCTAAAGTGGGACTGAAGACGCAGCCATCACGTGAAGGAATCAAGAAGCTGGAATCAAAAGAAggactgaagaagcagatatCGAAGGCGGGagtgaagaagctggaaTCAAAAGAAggactgaagaagcagatatCGAAGGAAGGagtgaagaagctggaaTCAAAAGAAggactgaagaagcagatatCGAAGGAAGGagtgaagaagctggaaTCAAAAGAAggactgaagaagcagatatCGAAGGAAGGagtgaagaagctggaaTCAAAAGAAggactgaagaagcagatatCGAAGGCGGGagtgaagaagctggaaTCAAAAGGAggactgaagaagcagatatCGAAGGAAGGagtgaagaagctggaaTCAAAAGAAggactgaagaagcagatatCGAAGGCGGGagtgaagaagctggaaTCAAAAGGAggactgaagaagcagatatCGAAGGAGGAAGTGAAGGAGCTGGAATTGAAAGCGGGATCAAAAAGTTAG
- a CDS encoding hypothetical protein (encoded by transcript TGME49_287960~Predicted trans-membrane domain (TMHMM2.0):6-26): MGQHRIGALHYFCITVIVYGLWPLAVAGPWSSGILDSPDTGRWRGHANGLTDSSGPEYIRIPRAEREQNSLTGAFLKNDKKKRDTAKALHLPKPVDQKPVSDNRRGGSTRAPEMRRTCSQVPFSQEKTCTRRVVKQKSYSCPSDFFPEVCVEKERQVTVGCKRLSTKEIEFECPTMTSKTICYKMPRTVPSICTRKVSKFSRRPCPKKVQEYICRTKAVQVQETCPRSVTEEVTYPCEKVQSRLECDVQFRVEPATCTREIDVPITYEYETTETERHCRLVKKFVKKTCSKPVMVEETYPCPKKVIKPKCEQVTEDQVKTCTETRIKNESYSCQNVVVERRQSNCTRLAVKREQQLQIRHDQHDKNRRESVTESSVETYPCEKNVPVVVPALCTRDVPYEASFPCSEKVVAEKCLMSEETIAETCTRQVARDEEYACEDVAEVEECEDNEKKIMQTGVLRVDSRTEQYDCDKSISAENCTEFFITVPATCVASIMKTVDDACTRGELHESCEVVEKVVEGTCIEEETIDEEYVCPQLEYDEVSDRCNLHRSVENCRGKKLSTATVN; encoded by the exons ATGGGTCAACATCGCATCGGTGCCCTCCACTATTTCTGTATAACTGTTATTGTATATGGGCTGTGGCCGCTGGCGGTCGCTGGTCCGTGGTCTTCAGGGATCCTGGATTCACCAGATACTGGGCGCTGGCGAGGCCATGCAAATGGCCTCACCGACAGTAGTGGTCCAGAATATATCCGTATCCCACGTGCAGAACGAGAGCAGAACAGCCTAACGGGAGCGTTTTTGAAGAatgacaagaagaaaagggataCCGCAAAAGCACTCCATCTTCCAAAACCAGTGGACCAAAAACCTGTGAGTGACAATCGCCGCGGTGGAAGCACACGAGCCCCGGAGATGCGGCGCACCTGCTCACAAGTTCCCTTCTCGCAGGAGAAGACCTGCACGAGAAGAGTTGTGAAACAGAAATCTTACTCATGCCCCTCGGATTTCTTCCCAGAAGTCTGTGTCGAAAAAGAGCGGCAGGTGACAGTTGGCTGCAAGAGACTATCGACAAAAGAAATCGAGTTCGAGTGCCCGACAATGACTTCCAAAACCATATGTTACAAAATGCCCCGAACAGTTCCGTCCATCTGCACACGGAAAGTCTCAAAATTCTCAAGGCGCCCTTGCCCTAAGAAAGTGCAGGAGTATATCTGTCGAACCAAGGCAGTTCAAGTTCAGGAAACTTGTCCAAGAAGTGTCACTGAAGAAGTTACATACCCTTGTGAAAAAGTTCAGAGCCGATTGGAATGTGACGTCCAGTTCCGTGTCGAACCCGCAACCTGTACCCGTGAAATCGATGTGCCCATCACGTACGAGTACGAAACAACGGAGACTGAACGGCACTGCAGACTAGTGAAAAAGTTTGTTAAAAAGACATGTTCAAAGCCTGTGATGGTCGAGGAAACATATCCATGTCCGAAAAAAGTTATCAAGCCTAAATGCGAGCAGGTGACAGAGGATCAGGTGAAAACGTGTACAGAAACACGAATCAAGAATGAATCGTACTCGTGCCAGAACGTTGTGGTAGAACGACGACAAAGCAACTGCACGCGTTTAGCGGTcaagagagaacagcagcTGCAAATCCGTCACGACCAACACGACAAGAACCGCAGGGAGTCAGTAACGGAATCCTCCGTGGAGACATATCCGTGCGAAAAGAATGTCCCG GTGGTCGTGCCAGCGCTCTGTACAAGAGACGTTCCGTATGAAGCGTCCTTCCCCTGTTCGGAGAAGGTAGTTGCTGAAAAATGTTTGATGTCTGAAGAGACGATCGCTGAAACCTGCACGCGTCAAGTCGCACGCGACGAAGAATATGCATGTGAAGACGTTGCTGAGGTGGAGGAATGCGAGGACAATGAGAAGAAAATCATGCAGACTGGCGTGCTCAGGGTGGATTCCCGAACAGAACAGTACGACTGCGACAAATCAATCTCAGCTGAAAATTGCACGGAATTCTTTATCACCGTCCCTGCAACGTGCGTAGCATCGATAATGAAGACTGTAGACGACGCATGTACAAGAGGCGAACTCCACGAGTCTTGCGAGGTTGTCGAAAAGGTTGTAGAAGGAACCTGCAttgaagaggagacgatCGACGAAGAATATGTGTGTCCGCAGCTGGAGTATGATGAGGTTAGCGACAGATGCAACTTGCATCGTTCTGTTGAGAATTGCAGAGGGAAAAAACTTAGTACAGCGACTGTGAATTAA